The nucleotide sequence GAGGTAACTGTTGGCTTGGCATCATGGTCAGAGAGTTGTTAAGTGCTGCTTGACAGAAATATTTAAGGCGTGGTCCATCCATGGTTCTATAGGATGGCAACAAGTAAGGCAGGGTTGGGTTGTGTTTAACAAGAGGGTGGCCATGTGCATGGGGTTAATTAAAGTTTACCACATGGGCCTCCACTAGACAATTCGTCTCTTCCACTCTTTTTTACCTTATCAAAAGCAGCGTTTTACCTTTTTTCATGGAAGGTGAGACCGTAATGAATCCCCCCCCCCCTTCTCTTGCCCTCCCCTCTGCAATTAAAGCTGCCCGATGTTCATGATTTGCTCCAATCCTCCCTTTCGTCACAAAATTATGTACTACGATAAATACAGCAACTTGCTGCTTTGTGTTTACTGATTACTAAAAGTCGCTGACAGAGCTGGATGCACTAATAATCCCGGCACCGTCAGTCATCAACATAAACATGTTGAAGTTTTGGTATCCTTCTATTCTCTAATAGTTCAAGTATTTTCAGTAGTCATTTCGCGGAACAAGATAAGATCTCAGAATCACCGCTGTTGAAAAAAAAATGGTATCCTATGTTGTCCACAAACATAAAACTCTTCTACTGGGGTGGCATCAAACTTGTTATGTAGGCATGTAATAAGGTAAAGAAACAAGTTTAGCCAACCCATTAGTCAAAGTGCCAAAGTGAGGGACGTGCTGGAAGGTGATAGTAACACCCAGTTTTTTCCATTTAATTGCAAACAGGTAGCATAGAAAGAAGACAATtgttcagcttgaacaagatgagggcacCATTGTTGGTCAAGAGAACCTTAAATCCTACATCTCCAATTTTTATAACCCATTCGGATCCATTGTGTCTAACTTTGTGTCGATGGATTAAAACacggtgcaaccaatgggagatggtagcacgggatacgTACAACCGGTTTGGGTGACGGTTCAATAGTAGGCTATGTGTGTAGGCATATATTCAATTTTTTGCTGGCTTGTTTTTTTGTCTTTCTTGTACTTCAGAACTGGAGCTTGATAGTGGAACCTTAATAAAATTTGGCTTTGTTCATCGcaagatgcagaggctggggtttatcttttctaaaaagaaaaagaaaaaattggAGTACCTGAGTCAACAGATCTACTTTGAAATTCTCAATCTTAGCTACTTCAGTCTAATCTTTCACCAAGCTCTACTAGTAGTATTATATCCACAGTATTGGAGAGCTGGGTTGCAAAATAGCAGATCAGACAAGTACGAAGGATAAAAAAACACATGATTCACCGACAACATAACCTTTGAATTCACCGacaaaaatgtttagaatttttaggaaaaaaatgtAGCAACATGACCCTATAGTTTCCCCAGGCTACTCCAAAGGACTATCTGTTACCAGGAGGTACATAAAGCTGGGAACAATAGGATACAACAAATGAACAATTCTAGTTTCTATTAGTCTCGCTTGTTAGTTGGCCCATCTATACAAGGAGAAGGCACAATACGGTTTTGTTTTTTCTAAGACTGAAACATCAATTGAGTCATATAGAAAAAGGTCATCCATTCCGTACAGATTTCTTTAGACATGGGAAAGTTAAGATATTAGACCATACCTAGAGGACTAGAGGCACAACTGAACATCAGCAGATCAGTTCTGCTACCAGAATTCACCACAAGAGCACTTCCCAACTTCAAAATGGTGGAAACGAGTAGCGTCTCTCACAATAATCTTCCTCTGGAAAATTTCACTAATTAACTTCATCACTGTATGGCAGTCCCCACAGACCCGGAGGTTCTTCACCACCCGGATCACCGACCCCGGAAGAGACTTGAGGATTCCAAAGGCAACAGCCAGCCTCTCACTGTGCAAGAAAAGATGGTGCTCCTTTTCATGCTCCTCCAGATCATGCATCACAGAACTGGTATCAGGGACATAGCCCCTTCGGCGCATCTCCGAGACTAATTCCTCGAGAAAAACTAGAATTTCTTCTCTCATATCAACCGGCACTTCCCCAGCATGAAACAGACGAGATTCTCTTCCAACTTCAACCCAGCTATACCCAGGCTCTTTATTTATCTTCATATTAGCCATGAGTTTTCTCACCGTGCTCACAGACCCCCATTTGCCATTCACTGCATAGACATTAGATAACAAGACACATGTTGAAGGATATTTTGGTCCCAGCTCTAACAGATTATCAGCAACCCTGACACACATTTCAGCATCGTTGTGTTTCTTGCACGCGCTCAAGAGGGCCCCCCAAGCAGCTTCATCTGGCTCATATGGCATCGTAGTGATGAGTTCTTCAGCTTCTGATAAATGGCCCGAGCGACTAAGAAGATCTAGGTAGCATGTATAGAGTTGTAATCCAGGGTTGATGTCATACTCCCGCTTCACTGAGTCAAACAGTTGCCGACCTTTCTGAACAAGACCAGCGTGGCTACATGCGTAGATCAACCCAACAAATGTCACCTCATTGGGCTTCACTCCTGAAAGAATCATCCGGTCATAAAGAGCAAAAGCCTCCCCTGCTCGACCATGCTGAGCCTCTCCAACAATCATTGTCGTCCACGAGATGATATCACGCACTGTAATCTCTTCAAATACTTCTCTAGCGGAGTGTATATCGCTACATTTGGAGTACATGTCAACCAATGCATTCCCAACCATCATGCTGGACAAGAACCCAAGCCTCATGGACAAACCATGCAACTGCCTACCCAGAACAAGCGCAGCCAGGTCAGCAGCCCCACCAGTTACAGCTGACAACACAAATGCATCATCAATAGTGATGGCATCCCGCCTCATCTCAACAAACAGCTCCACCGCGCTAACACTCTCGCCAGCTCTTACAAATCCTGATACGAGCGCAGTCCATGCAAAGAGGCCGCGTCCAGGCATGCTCCGGAAGAGCTCCAGCGCCTCATCAGTATAGCCGTTCGACGCGTACCCAGAAACAAGTGCAGTCCACACGACGTTGTTCTTGGCACTCATACTATCAAAGACCTTCCTGGCATCATCCGGAAAACCACATTTACAGTACATATCGATCAGAGAAGACTTGACGACATCGTCTCCGCTATACGGGGAAGCAACGAAGTGTCCATGGAGCTGCTTACCAAGACTGAGGCTTCGCAACCTGGCGGAGGCGCTGGCGATGGAGGCGAGGACGAAGTGGTCGGGCTGGAGGACGTCAGCAGAGAGCATGCGACGTATGATCGGGAGCACGAGGTAAGGAGCATCGGAGTTGGAGACGGCGGTGAGGAGCGACGAGTAGAGGTGGAGGTCCCGGCGCGGGCTTTCGTCGAACACCCTGCGGGCGTCGGGGAGGAGACGGCACTTGGCGTAGGCGGAGACGAGAAGGGACGGCGCGGGAGGGTGCAGCGCCAGGCCATCCTTGAGGAGACGCGCGTGGGCGCGGCGTACGGCCGTCGGTGACCCGCCCGCGGCGCGGACGGCGGCtacaacggcggcggcgggggagagcATGCGTAAGCTTTTTTTGAACTTAGCATGCGTAAGCTTTGAAATGCTGTATTCTCGTTTGTTCCTCTGCTGTTCAGTTCGGCCTAAGGTTCGCTGGTTCCCTCTACTCATTCATCTCCGCACTCTTAATTTTTGCTCAATTTTCTCCACTCCCTTGTgagaaaccctcataactgggcatAACAGACGTTGACGTCCGGTCAAaagcttgaccgttaactctgactagtggggtcACGCTGGGCTGTGTCGTCCATtcgacctgacaagtggggccgcatTGGGTGGTGTCGTTGTTCGACCGTTGGACCatcccttgcattaaacgtctgCGCGCGTCGCCAGGACAGAAgactgctatgcatgcacccagcaaagcctgcctgcatgcgtcgatcgAGCCTGCATGCACCGATGCCACGATCCCACAATGCGCCGACCGAGCATGCATGCGCCGATGCGTCCGCCACAATGCATTGaccgagcagctttcttgcacgccagccgccacggatgcagcgacggtcactgccactggttcctctcttctagctaggtggctacatatttgtggcttctgtaaaaaaaagagtcactccctttcttagctctactcattcatccctactaacaaagcttgcttgcatgcgctaggtggttactaacaagggaaccctactaacaagtcgagctctctaagaaaacaatcaacaaattgtagtcccaatatgtagatagggccaacaagctcATAGCACGATCGCATAGTTCAAACTAGaaagaacttaataatagaatagatagaaaacttaagccaacaagcccatagcaactccaacatagttcaattacaacttaacataacattgACTAAAAAAAGGAAGATAGAGcgtttagaaccctagccgccgccttctccaccttgctcctcctccgggcgcccttttcaCTACTCCTTcggggcgttgtcgatggggtacggaagagtgtgcatgcgcatCGCGGTGGGAaagatgttggtgtactccgtgaacctgttgtgggtggtgaaagcgatgaacttggggccacaccaaaacacccggccgaggaggtagaaggcgtcgaatgtgttggtgaagtgggcaaggagagcaaccaccacctggttttggatgacctcctcgacgcggaacatcgttggagatcccctcgggaggtggtggtagccggacgcgaggaagaactcggtgaagttccttgcggcCCTCAgacttgatatcgcccacacacgtagtgtgcgatcaacgtacacgccggtagggtagagcctctccgacacggtgggtgggaagcggtaggttggtccgaTGTACTGCATTgctgagggatgtgcagaagaaggagaaggggtcgaagagcaagaagggcagatggatgagggatggcagaggcagagggtgggagatggcagaggcagagtgtggcttaaatagccgtagttcTACGTGTTATTTGGTCGTGGCAATAATGAGGTCAAATGTGAAGTTAGTAGCCCATTTGTCAAACCCACCGCAACATCGAGAGTGTACACGTGTGGAAAACGGTGGTttgaaaataagaagaaaaagaagctaattgcacatatgggaatccgtggtcatatatatattatatgaacaaaaagagacaatttttgaagggtttgtggccattttgcatgataaaaataaatttagaaatttggtcattttgcatgataaaaaaagatagagggcttgtggccattatataaatttagcccttataaatttggtcattttgcatttgtatagaaAAAAAGAACTTAATTTCGTACGCAGTGTCAATTGTTGTGTAatttcaaacgatgcaaaaaaagagccaacacgttcacaaaaaacagagccagcacgttcacaaaaaaaatgcaattcgacggcccaaccagagcttggtttctttttgggcccaataacaacggTTTTTTTCGCGGAGTCAGTGGTGGacgagcagccgagcacaaccaacaggatcgcttctcgcggatcgccccacgatccaatgatgcagagccgtccttgtgatccaacggcccGGAGCCTGCACGCAGCCTGAATTCCTTCCAGAAGACCACATCTGAGGGTTGTGGCTTCGCGCCAGGGTATGATCAGACGACTGACgatcggagctagggttaggcgaaaccccgcggggtttagaggggttttgagctggtcaacggggttacgAAAGCTTTGACTTAGCGTAACTAATTTAGAAAAAGtcgaaaaatatgaaaccttcgccgttcgttgttttataagacacactaacgaggaaatatattaaacttggtctatggtcatttttatgaaaaaaccctagctggcacgatcgaggtcaaatgagcaccattaattttaaaaaatcaaaaaaatatgaaacctacgcacaatgttgtcttatgtgacatgttactaATCAAAAATCATAAATTTgatctatggtcattttcatgagaaaaccttcacacatatgagctatcacctacAAGATTTCACAGACTTCAAGGAGATGAGGTAGGGTTACTGCCCGAGAGTTcgcccaatgtcggtgtcaaaaccggcggatctcggatagggggtcccgaactgtgcgtctaggcggatggtaacaggagacaagggacacgatgttttacccaggtttgggccctcttgatggaggtaaaaccctacgtcctgcttgattgatattgatgatgtgggtattacaagagtagatctaccacgagatcaaggaggctaaaccctagaagctagcctatggtatgattgttgttcgtcctatggactaaagccatccggtttatatagacaccggagagggctagggttacacagagtcggttacaatggtaggagatctacatatccgtattgccaagcttgccttccacgccaaggaaagtcccatccggacacgggacgaagtcttcaatcttgtatcttcatagtcttggagtccggccgatgatgatagttcggctatgacaccccctagtccaggactccctcagtagcccccgaaccaggcttcaatgacgacgagtccggcgcgtatattgtcttcggcgtttgcaaggcgggttcccctccatgttccatgtgtttgccgaatagtgtccggtttcttcataaatgttgcgctccttggcttccacgtccaataatggccctcttccacgtgttgtatgaatgcgaaaagccagggtatttttacattttacccccctagctgcgcgaataagccgcctataagagaggcgaggatccagatccgaatcacaccatcctccttccgcaagtactcatcaaagtgcatctgacaaaaatccattccaacatggacagtcgatgcggctcctcttctcgcgctcccagtcctcagccaggagattggaggagatgctcagtcccgcatagcgagttagtgacgctccaagcagagggataccttcccccagcctttatggttccggttcgagccggactggccacctacaagggtgggaagcaggcggagagcgtccccaatccctccaaaggagagcgggtatgcttcgtcccctacttaataaggggactcggatttcccatacatccgtttctccgggggctcctggagttctatggactccaacttcaccaccttacacctgcctccattttacacatcgcgggctttgtagctctttgcgagctgttcttgggcatcgagccccattttgcgctgtggaagagactgttttgcctcgtaccccgttctcacgaggggtcgatatatcaagtgggcggagccgaaatatggcgcatcgccgggaccggatatctatccggaaccccgaagaaggcgtccgaagactggccttcggagtggttctatatggaagacgccccgctgccggatccagttcggatcggcctcccggagtttagcaacgctcctctgaagaaacgcctgagttggcgcccgcggagccctcaacgggaagatgataggagcgtccaatatctgatgggccggatacggttactggcccattccggattaaccatgattggagtcatggccacatgcattatgcgaggggtgcagccgctccaatataggggccaccccatgtgggatttcaacggggagaatgacgccacccgtcatggccgcaaggggccgggatcggccgccgatctggtgaagatcctgtccggcttgtacaagggggagaaggaggacttcctccgcacgagtccattgaatggattctccatgaataaccctcggagctgggtaagcggacgtttatatatccgatccgtgctttcaaagataagtgtcttactttatgatttcgacgcaggaactgcgtcgggatgtggagggcatagaaagcccgactccacaacccgaggatccgggaagatcccttgatccgacctcgggagaggatccggacataatggtggaactgattgacggggtgttccaccagctcagcatagacaatgctctagtcgccattacggctgactaccccggtttatctccggcttcccaggtgagtacgaccgaagtcctaacaccgttacttttttaatgcttatttctgaccaccgtgtaccaacggtgcttcacaggaggtgcctttacggcgggaagccgaacccgcggcgactgaccaaccagggtcagtgcggcccagcaggcggaagaggagtgcggcgcgaattgaAATGTCgctgcaaaggtatggcgcaccattgtattttaagggaaagactcctattaatactcatgattcttccaggagaaagagcgctcgccggactgagcccggagaggttgccaaccaagcctccgccagccaggctccaacgcctggtccggagggggaggcgagcgcaaggcgcgagacggatgctcctccaacggaggatgccgacaggttgtccgccaccaggtctgaggtggagagcaccatgaatcacaggcgtcgtcgaacagttcttcatgacgcgtgtttctccccagaggtgttgaatgcctttaatgcgggagacgcgcacctccgtgctgctcaagatggtttaaccagagccacggagcagtatgtaaaagacatacgggtggggaattttaatagttatatatgccagtagcccccgagacttaaaatagttaaactaactgatttaaggatcatttgttatgcaggatcttacggagaagaatacccacgtgtcccaggagcttcaagaatgcaaggcccaacttgaggctgcactagccgcttctgggggagccacagagaccccctctggtaattcatatttcgaaAAGAGAAGTAGCTTATGAAGTGAGGCATGTGTGtataatctgacaataatattgcagagggtgccggagggtgccggactagatccggacaagcaacatctgctgcgccagctgaaggccggcgagaaggtgcttatgagggtgcagcaggagaggaacaaactccaagatgccaacacccagctgggcgaagaactaaaagatgttcgggtccagctgtctaactccgtaaaggagaatcggcggcttcgtcgcggcatttacagtaagtgcttgagcaaactcttttgaaaagaagagttcggcgaggaagtcgattgacagatatgtgtctgtaggtgtgctcacgggtcgtccggcggaggagatgcctggttccacgggagaccctcttcccgagctgctgcaactgcacgaacgtgttcggcaggcgatgagcggcgtcgttcaggccttatggccttccgtctccctacccgagggtcttggagggcttgctgagaagcttcagggagtacggcagcgtttccgtctgtggaagatatcggcctgccgtcaaggcgccagggaggcctgggccatggtgaagacgcggtacacgaaggctgatccaaaccacatggccgaggtcggacctgtggggcccgatgggaaggagatccctgtgagcctgatgtacggccaagtagagttggccgcgaaatattcccaacgggactgtaaattagacagcctgttagatgggattgaagaggagtacaatcagtcagtttgacgatgtaatttaaaatgacatgtaaaatgccttctagccggattgtagatcgtttgtctttgcggaccttttcgcttcaacctcgggacccaacagtccggagtgtgtccgaatacccttacggttatacaaaaaccggggcatgcatggagacaaggcgtaggggtcataagtgctttatcagacaagtgcccaactagctatgttatattacatggttagtaagaaacatcttccagggagaatagttccgttaggggttcctttccctgggaggcatgccctaaagtgcatgtccggactgcgaaaagagcagaaaaagcatctgggggcagataaataaataagtaataaatcatctttcaggtcaccgaccgaatattcccttaagaacgctagccttcggcttcacccagtctgaggtacacatccggctgacccggcagtaacaatcgcagaggtgctccctttacctcctagccgaacaatcgggaacgtaggggtaagcacaggagccaggcaacccagcttggccaaaacttaagtcatatcgatgcatataatggtgagtaaaaggtacatgcggaagtatgacacatatGTTGGGcctgaagcccatataaataagcttctgttaaagaagcccccaggtataacgaatgcgagtagcacatcaagtgagtgcgaacaaagcgcaaatcagccctcaagaggcttgtactgaaagagggaggaaaaaggagggaaaacaaagacagcaaaaaatatgaaaggtggacggaggaaggagacgaactctgagtccggtgctaggcgtagaatcttcggagacgggctgcgttccatgggtttggctcgagtcggttgttag is from Triticum aestivum cultivar Chinese Spring chromosome 1B, IWGSC CS RefSeq v2.1, whole genome shotgun sequence and encodes:
- the LOC123133516 gene encoding pentatricopeptide repeat-containing protein At4g14050, mitochondrial-like — encoded protein: MSRGNQRTLGRTEQQRNKREYSISKLTHAKFKKSLRMLSPAAAVVAAVRAAGGSPTAVRRAHARLLKDGLALHPPAPSLLVSAYAKCRLLPDARRVFDESPRRDLHLYSSLLTAVSNSDAPYLVLPIIRRMLSADVLQPDHFVLASIASASARLRSLSLGKQLHGHFVASPYSGDDVVKSSLIDMYCKCGFPDDARKVFDSMSAKNNVVWTALVSGYASNGYTDEALELFRSMPGRGLFAWTALVSGFVRAGESVSAVELFVEMRRDAITIDDAFVLSAVTGGAADLAALVLGRQLHGLSMRLGFLSSMMVGNALVDMYSKCSDIHSAREVFEEITVRDIISWTTMIVGEAQHGRAGEAFALYDRMILSGVKPNEVTFVGLIYACSHAGLVQKGRQLFDSVKREYDINPGLQLYTCYLDLLSRSGHLSEAEELITTMPYEPDEAAWGALLSACKKHNDAEMCVRVADNLLELGPKYPSTCVLLSNVYAVNGKWGSVSTVRKLMANMKINKEPGYSWVEVGRESRLFHAGEVPVDMREEILVFLEELVSEMRRRGYVPDTSSVMHDLEEHEKEHHLFLHSERLAVAFGILKSLPGSVIRVVKNLRVCGDCHTVMKLISEIFQRKIIVRDATRFHHFEVGKCSCGEFW